One segment of Paenibacillus rhizovicinus DNA contains the following:
- a CDS encoding glycine C-acetyltransferase gives MSSPSLTRFVRSSLEELKQNGLFNQIDALQGGNGPTIRIKDRSLINLSSNNYLGLASDERLIAAAEKALRQYGVGAGAVRTINGTMEIHGELEAKLARFKQTESAIAYQSGFNCNMAAISAVMDAGDAILSDELNHASIIDGCRLSKAKVIRYKHSDMEELERVARAARESGQYAKIMVITDGVFSMDGDIAKLPEIVAIAERYDLITYVDDAHGSGVLGEGAGTVKHFGLSDRVDFQIGTLSKAIGVVGGYVAGKQELIEWLKARSRPFLFSTATPPAIAAACVAALDILMDSTELQARLWRNAEYFRQGLEQLGFRTGHTETPIIPCIIGEEKQTQRFSRELLAEGVYAKAIVFPTVPKGLGRIRNMPTAAHTTAMLDEALAVYGKVKKRIGLE, from the coding sequence ATGTCCAGTCCATCATTGACGCGATTCGTGCGGAGCAGTCTGGAAGAGCTCAAGCAGAACGGGCTATTCAATCAAATCGATGCGCTGCAGGGCGGCAACGGCCCGACGATCCGAATCAAGGACCGTTCGCTCATTAACTTGTCTTCGAACAATTATTTGGGCTTGGCAAGCGACGAGCGCCTGATCGCCGCGGCCGAGAAGGCGCTGCGCCAATACGGCGTCGGCGCCGGCGCGGTGCGCACGATCAACGGCACGATGGAGATTCACGGGGAGCTGGAAGCGAAGCTGGCGCGATTCAAGCAGACCGAATCCGCCATCGCTTATCAATCGGGCTTCAACTGCAATATGGCCGCGATTTCCGCCGTCATGGATGCGGGCGATGCCATTCTCTCCGACGAACTCAATCATGCATCCATCATCGACGGCTGCCGCTTGTCGAAGGCGAAGGTAATCCGCTACAAGCATTCGGACATGGAGGAGTTGGAGCGCGTAGCGCGCGCCGCGAGGGAATCCGGCCAGTACGCCAAAATCATGGTCATTACCGACGGCGTCTTCTCGATGGACGGCGACATCGCGAAGCTGCCGGAAATCGTAGCTATCGCCGAGCGCTACGACTTGATCACGTACGTCGACGATGCGCATGGATCCGGCGTATTGGGAGAAGGGGCGGGCACGGTCAAGCACTTCGGCCTGTCCGACCGGGTCGACTTCCAGATCGGCACGTTGTCCAAGGCGATCGGCGTTGTCGGCGGATACGTCGCGGGCAAGCAGGAGCTCATCGAATGGCTGAAAGCGCGAAGCCGGCCGTTCCTGTTCTCGACCGCCACGCCGCCGGCCATCGCCGCAGCTTGCGTCGCCGCCCTCGATATCTTAATGGACAGCACGGAGCTGCAGGCACGACTGTGGCGCAACGCCGAGTATTTCCGCCAGGGACTGGAGCAGCTCGGCTTCCGTACCGGACATACCGAGACGCCGATTATTCCTTGCATCATCGGGGAAGAGAAGCAGACGCAGCGGTTCAGCCGCGAGCTGCTGGCGGAAGGCGTGTATGCCAAAGCGATCGTCTTCCCGACCGTGCCGAAGGGCTTGGGACGCATTCGGAATATGCCTACGGCTGCGCATACGACAGCCATGCTGGACGAGGCGCTGGCCGTCTACGGGAAGGTGAAGAAGCGGATCGGCCTGGAATAA
- a CDS encoding helix-turn-helix domain-containing protein: MEQIHIKLGKNLKAVRQTRGLSLDKVSELTGVSKAMLGQIERGETSPTISTIWKIANGLRLSFTSLIEKPPGEVAVVAKQDIEPLLEEDGKFRSYPMFPFDPSKKFEAYAVEMDQGSTHASEAHSPGVEEYVLVSFGTLVVDIQNTSYHVNEGDAVRFAADQPHIYRNAGEGLLRYNAIIYYP, from the coding sequence ATGGAACAGATTCATATCAAGCTAGGGAAGAACTTGAAGGCCGTCCGCCAGACGCGCGGCCTTAGCCTGGATAAAGTATCCGAACTGACCGGCGTCAGCAAGGCGATGCTCGGGCAGATCGAACGCGGCGAGACGAGCCCCACCATTTCGACGATTTGGAAGATCGCCAATGGGCTGCGGTTATCATTCACCTCGCTGATCGAGAAGCCCCCCGGGGAGGTCGCGGTCGTGGCGAAACAGGATATCGAGCCGTTGCTCGAAGAGGATGGGAAATTCCGTTCGTATCCCATGTTTCCTTTCGATCCGTCGAAGAAGTTCGAGGCGTACGCCGTCGAGATGGACCAAGGTTCCACGCATGCGTCCGAGGCTCACAGCCCTGGCGTCGAGGAGTACGTGCTGGTGTCGTTCGGAACGCTCGTGGTCGACATCCAGAATACTTCCTATCACGTCAACGAAGGGGACGCCGTGCGGTTCGCGGCCGATCAGCCGCATATCTATCGAAATGCGGGCGAAGGCCTGCTGCGGTATAATGCGATCATTTATTATCCGTAA
- a CDS encoding Gfo/Idh/MocA family protein — protein MKQLTAVLIGAGARGAGSYAPYALHYPYELKFVAVAEADSKRRTKFANDHSIPAERAYESWEELLAEGKLADIAVICTQDQMHFQPTILALNNNYHVLLEKPMSPNPQECLEMERVAEENDRLLTICHVLRYTPFWSAIKETIQAGHIGDIVSIQLNENVGYWHIAHSFVRGNWNNAEQSSPMILAKSCHDMDVLSWLMDQACTKISSFGSLMHFREANAPEGAAERCLDCRVQSTCPYAAQRFYLSDQFKPWARHFAPDLSQEKIVQGLRDTNYGRCVYKSDNNVVDHQVVNMEFESGATAIFSMCGFTFEQERRIQIMGTRGELRGEGNIITIFDFLTHRKTELTIAEQSSGHGGGDAGIVSSFLDEVRNYGGQESLTSASASVRSHLMAFAAEESRLNGGKAIDLDAYAAELRSAGKSQLTR, from the coding sequence ATGAAGCAATTAACAGCTGTATTAATCGGAGCTGGCGCGCGCGGTGCAGGAAGTTACGCGCCCTACGCCCTCCATTATCCGTATGAGCTCAAATTCGTCGCAGTAGCGGAAGCCGATTCCAAAAGGCGGACAAAATTCGCCAATGACCATAGCATTCCAGCCGAGCGTGCGTACGAATCGTGGGAGGAGCTGCTCGCCGAAGGAAAGCTGGCGGATATTGCTGTCATCTGCACGCAGGATCAAATGCACTTCCAGCCGACGATCCTTGCGCTGAACAATAACTATCATGTTCTTCTAGAGAAGCCCATGTCTCCCAATCCGCAAGAATGTCTTGAGATGGAGAGAGTCGCCGAAGAGAACGACAGACTTCTGACCATATGTCACGTACTGCGCTATACGCCGTTCTGGAGCGCGATCAAAGAGACGATTCAAGCGGGGCACATCGGAGATATCGTATCCATTCAGCTGAATGAAAACGTCGGCTATTGGCATATCGCCCATAGCTTCGTCCGAGGCAATTGGAATAACGCCGAGCAATCGAGCCCGATGATTCTCGCAAAATCTTGTCATGACATGGATGTTCTATCATGGCTGATGGATCAGGCGTGTACGAAGATCAGCTCGTTTGGTTCCCTGATGCATTTCCGCGAGGCCAATGCGCCCGAAGGGGCAGCGGAACGGTGCCTTGACTGCCGCGTGCAATCGACCTGCCCTTATGCTGCGCAGCGCTTTTATTTGAGCGATCAATTCAAGCCTTGGGCTAGACATTTCGCGCCGGATCTTTCCCAGGAGAAGATCGTGCAGGGATTGAGAGATACGAACTACGGTCGTTGCGTATATAAGAGCGACAACAATGTCGTGGACCATCAAGTAGTCAACATGGAATTTGAGAGCGGAGCGACGGCGATCTTCAGCATGTGCGGCTTTACCTTCGAGCAAGAGCGCCGAATTCAAATTATGGGGACCAGAGGGGAGCTGCGCGGCGAAGGGAACATTATTACGATATTCGATTTCCTTACGCATAGGAAGACTGAACTCACCATTGCCGAACAGTCCAGCGGACATGGCGGAGGCGATGCGGGCATCGTCAGCAGCTTCCTGGACGAAGTGAGGAACTATGGCGGTCAAGAGAGCTTGACGTCGGCATCTGCTTCGGTCCGCAGCCACTTGATGGCCTTCGCTGCCGAGGAATCGCGTCTGAATGGCGGGAAGGCCATCGATCTGGATGCGTATGCGGCTGAGCTTCGTTCAGCAGGGAAGAGTCAACTGACACGTTAA
- a CDS encoding LacI family DNA-binding transcriptional regulator, with the protein MPTLKDIADRLGVSISTVSRAISNDANRPVSKETKRKVLEVANEIGYEIDAEEAPLAAKTGYPIEKSIGCIMPQSAFDYHPYFTSILSGFRKKLYELGRTPAFIIAREEIGSPHYLRSLIRETGVKGILSIAWYDKEQFEVLKEEGVRVLGVSLNYDSLAVPVVDCDRLSAARSAVRHLVAQGHKKIGFIGGPSFSNEMDEDERFQGYKFGMLETGSELNRSWIINAKWDVDLSYSLMTEMLGRLNADERPTAMFCASDALALPALRAAVEKGYRIPQDIAFVGMDNIEFAQYSSPPLTSVQVPKSEIGEVAANMLVNYVEGQYSLPLKVLLPYELVVRQSSTFMNKES; encoded by the coding sequence TTGCCGACATTGAAGGATATTGCCGATAGGCTCGGAGTATCGATTTCCACTGTATCGCGTGCGATCAGCAATGATGCCAATCGCCCTGTCAGTAAAGAGACAAAGCGCAAAGTATTAGAAGTCGCGAATGAGATTGGCTATGAAATCGATGCCGAGGAAGCGCCTTTGGCAGCGAAAACCGGCTATCCAATCGAGAAATCAATAGGCTGTATCATGCCTCAGTCCGCATTTGATTATCATCCGTACTTTACAAGCATTCTGTCCGGTTTCCGCAAGAAATTGTACGAGCTTGGGAGAACTCCCGCGTTCATCATAGCGAGGGAAGAGATCGGGAGTCCTCATTACTTGCGCTCCTTGATCAGGGAAACGGGAGTGAAGGGCATTCTTTCGATTGCCTGGTATGATAAGGAGCAGTTTGAGGTCTTGAAAGAAGAAGGCGTGCGCGTGCTTGGCGTCAGCTTGAATTATGATAGCTTAGCCGTACCCGTCGTCGATTGCGACCGTCTCTCAGCTGCGCGTTCCGCGGTCAGGCATCTGGTTGCGCAGGGACATAAGAAAATCGGATTTATCGGGGGACCCTCATTCTCTAATGAAATGGATGAGGATGAACGATTTCAAGGCTACAAGTTCGGTATGCTCGAAACTGGAAGCGAGCTGAACCGAAGCTGGATTATTAATGCCAAATGGGACGTTGATTTGAGCTATAGCTTGATGACCGAGATGCTTGGCAGGCTGAATGCGGATGAACGGCCGACCGCGATGTTCTGTGCAAGCGACGCATTGGCGTTACCCGCGCTTCGCGCCGCTGTAGAGAAGGGTTATCGCATTCCGCAGGATATCGCATTCGTTGGCATGGATAATATTGAATTCGCGCAATATTCATCGCCGCCGCTCACGAGCGTGCAGGTGCCGAAATCGGAAATCGGCGAAGTGGCTGCAAACATGTTGGTTAATTACGTGGAGGGTCAATATTCGCTGCCGCTCAAAGTGCTGCTCCCGTATGAACTTGTGGTCCGTCAATCGTCAACCTTCATGAATAAGGAAAGCTGA